A part of Synechococcus sp. KORDI-49 genomic DNA contains:
- the sodX gene encoding nickel-type superoxide dismutase maturation protease, which produces MPGSQPPEPIQPQIGQPPPQAALSDLLALFLFRRRHMRVDGFSMAPTLVPGDLVLITPRQAGATLPALGSIVVARHPDRPATRIIKRMADVQDGGLVLLGDNPGASTDSRQFGVVPSRLLIGEVTSVVR; this is translated from the coding sequence ATGCCTGGGTCACAGCCTCCTGAGCCCATTCAGCCTCAGATAGGCCAGCCTCCTCCGCAAGCAGCTCTCAGCGATCTGCTTGCCCTGTTTCTGTTTCGCCGTCGTCACATGCGTGTCGACGGCTTTTCCATGGCACCGACCCTGGTACCCGGTGACCTGGTTCTGATCACGCCGAGGCAGGCCGGGGCGACGCTTCCAGCCCTCGGCTCGATCGTTGTGGCACGCCATCCTGATCGACCCGCGACCCGGATCATCAAGCGGATGGCGGACGTCCAGGACGGGGGTCTTGTTCTGCTCGGTGACAACCCTGGGGCAAGCACGGACAGCCGTCAGTTCGGGGTTGTCCCCTCTCGGCTGCTGATCGGCGAGGTGACGTCTGTGGTGCGCTGA
- a CDS encoding amidohydrolase family protein translates to MTADPTPWLDAWVPRSLLQLPAAEPVPSATAEGLTAVRLRWRDGRLLMPEPLPQQQAPPCQLVLPRLVDPHVHLDKAFTWSAHPNLSGTYSGALAANLEEHQQRTQTAVLERAERALQLGCSRGLRAVRSHIDSLGPGAEASWQALLELRDRWRDRLTLQLVALVPIDHWSTPDGATLARRVAAAGGLLGGVLVPPCRGATVRQSLRGMLRLAQQLGCGIDLHIDEADRTPAAGLRQLLHVLERERPPLPITCSHASSLGLLADRPLQRICRRMAASDLRVAALPLTNGWLLARRPGRTPVLRPLAPIHQLQRAGVCVAVGGDNVADPWFPAGGFDPIALMASSLPLAQLAPWQRLGLAPFTTAAAALMDLAWDGVIREGAPADLMLLEASSWSEALMSPPARQILIAGHWWRPPTR, encoded by the coding sequence GTGACGGCCGACCCGACGCCATGGCTCGATGCCTGGGTTCCGCGCAGCCTCCTGCAGCTCCCGGCCGCTGAACCCGTTCCAAGCGCCACTGCCGAGGGCCTCACAGCGGTGCGGCTGCGCTGGCGGGACGGACGGCTGCTGATGCCTGAGCCCCTCCCGCAGCAGCAGGCTCCGCCATGCCAGCTGGTGCTGCCTCGGCTGGTGGATCCTCACGTTCATCTGGACAAGGCCTTCACCTGGTCCGCACATCCCAATCTCTCGGGCACCTACAGCGGTGCCCTGGCGGCCAATCTGGAGGAGCATCAGCAGCGGACGCAGACGGCTGTTCTCGAGCGGGCGGAACGGGCCCTGCAGCTGGGCTGTTCCAGGGGCCTGCGGGCGGTCCGCAGCCACATCGACAGCCTCGGCCCTGGAGCGGAGGCGAGCTGGCAGGCCCTCCTGGAGCTGCGGGATCGCTGGCGGGATCGGCTGACCCTGCAGCTGGTGGCCCTGGTGCCCATCGATCACTGGAGCACTCCGGACGGCGCGACGCTGGCTCGTCGCGTGGCGGCGGCCGGAGGTCTGCTCGGCGGGGTCCTGGTGCCCCCCTGCCGGGGAGCGACGGTGCGCCAGTCCCTGCGAGGGATGCTTCGCCTGGCGCAGCAGCTCGGTTGCGGGATCGACCTGCACATCGATGAGGCCGACAGAACCCCCGCCGCTGGACTGCGGCAGCTGCTGCACGTGCTGGAGCGTGAGCGGCCGCCGCTGCCGATCACCTGCAGTCATGCCAGCAGCCTCGGCCTGCTTGCCGACAGGCCTCTGCAGCGGATCTGCCGGCGCATGGCCGCCTCCGATCTGCGGGTGGCGGCCCTGCCGCTGACCAACGGCTGGCTGCTGGCCCGTCGCCCCGGCCGCACCCCGGTGCTTCGCCCTCTGGCCCCGATCCATCAGCTGCAGCGGGCCGGCGTCTGCGTCGCCGTGGGTGGCGACAACGTCGCTGACCCCTGGTTCCCTGCCGGTGGCTTCGACCCGATCGCCTTGATGGCCTCCAGTCTGCCGTTGGCGCAACTGGCCCCCTGGCAGCGTCTCGGGCTGGCGCCCTTCACCACGGCGGCCGCAGCGTTGATGGATCTTGCCTGGGATGGCGTGATTCGTGAGGGTGCCCCGGCTGATCTGATGCTGCTGGAGGCCTCCAGCTGGTCCGAGGCGTTGATGAGCCCCCCGGCAAGACAGATCCTGATCGCGGGCCATTGGTGGCGGCCGCCCACCCGTTAG
- a CDS encoding RNA methyltransferase, whose translation MISSRRNPLVKRLRSLTTRQGREQQGLLLLEGTHLLQELLRLGRSPLEIVATERWWGIHADLEQRLDPTVQRQCVTESVLQAALTTVTPDGVACLAPLSMLPRPPSAPDLMLVLDRVQDPGNLGTLLRTALAADVQLAWLGSGVDPLSPKVLRASAGALLQLPHHRFGPDEQAALDQLEARLMQLAEAGIQVVATLVPDAAGTSRPIPYWQLDWTRPTALVLGTEGAGLHPRLQACCTHAVTLPHSDRVESLNVAAAAVPLLLERRRATMTATTSQQSG comes from the coding sequence CTGATCAGCAGCCGCCGGAATCCGCTCGTGAAACGGCTCCGGAGCCTGACCACGCGTCAGGGGCGAGAGCAGCAGGGCCTGCTGTTGCTGGAAGGGACTCATCTGCTGCAGGAACTGCTTCGTCTTGGCCGCAGTCCGCTGGAGATCGTGGCCACGGAACGCTGGTGGGGGATCCACGCCGACCTGGAACAGCGCCTCGATCCCACCGTCCAGCGCCAGTGCGTCACGGAATCCGTCCTGCAGGCAGCCCTCACCACCGTGACTCCTGACGGGGTGGCCTGTCTGGCACCGCTCTCCATGCTCCCCCGGCCTCCCTCCGCCCCGGATCTGATGCTGGTGCTGGATCGGGTCCAGGATCCAGGCAATCTCGGAACGCTCCTGCGCACGGCGCTCGCCGCTGATGTACAGCTGGCATGGCTCGGCTCAGGTGTTGACCCCCTCAGCCCGAAGGTGCTGAGGGCTTCCGCAGGGGCTCTGCTGCAACTCCCTCACCATCGTTTCGGGCCCGATGAACAGGCTGCGCTGGATCAGCTCGAAGCACGGCTGATGCAGCTGGCCGAGGCCGGCATTCAGGTGGTGGCCACGCTGGTGCCGGATGCGGCAGGCACCAGTCGCCCCATCCCCTACTGGCAACTGGATTGGACCCGACCAACGGCGTTGGTGCTGGGAACGGAAGGAGCGGGCCTGCATCCAAGGCTTCAGGCCTGCTGCACCCATGCCGTCACCCTTCCCCACAGCGATCGGGTGGAGTCTCTGAATGTCGCCGCCGCCGCGGTCCCCCTGCTCCTGGAGCGCCGAAGGGCGACAATGACCGCCACAACATCGCAGCAGTCCGGGTGA
- a CDS encoding pentapeptide repeat-containing protein, protein MLTLLMVLTPAAHGLDTSAGVGLQDRALFQETVDFTLTNQDSGDFHGQNLANTSFAGAVGRRADFSGANLHGAILTQGAFAEADFRGADLSDALMDRADFSGADLRDAVLSGIIASGSSFSGAQIDGADFSDALLDRDDQRRLCREADGINPATGVATLDSLGC, encoded by the coding sequence ATGCTGACGCTGCTGATGGTGCTCACACCAGCGGCCCATGGCCTGGATACGTCAGCGGGGGTGGGACTGCAGGACCGGGCGCTGTTCCAGGAAACCGTGGACTTCACCCTCACCAACCAGGACAGCGGCGATTTCCATGGTCAGAACCTGGCCAACACCTCATTCGCTGGGGCCGTGGGCCGACGCGCGGATTTCAGTGGAGCGAACCTGCACGGAGCGATCCTCACCCAGGGGGCTTTCGCCGAGGCCGACTTCCGGGGCGCCGATCTCTCCGATGCCCTGATGGACCGCGCCGATTTCTCGGGCGCCGATCTGCGGGACGCTGTTCTGAGCGGAATCATCGCCTCAGGAAGCAGCTTCAGCGGTGCTCAGATCGACGGCGCTGACTTCAGCGATGCCCTGCTGGATCGCGACGACCAACGACGGCTCTGTCGCGAGGCCGACGGCATCAATCCAGCCACCGGCGTCGCAACCCTGGACAGCCTTGGCTGCTGA
- the murA gene encoding UDP-N-acetylglucosamine 1-carboxyvinyltransferase: MTAAAIASQEILKPHLTVAGGHSLGGTIRVSGAKNSALVLMTASLLTADTLELCNVPDLTDIGGMSEILVSLGVKVERQADRVRLNAAVLSSSEPPYELVNSLRASFFSIGPLLGRLGHAKVPLPGGCRIGARPVVEHIRGLKALGAVIQVEHGIIHANVPGPNKRLKGASIILDCPSVGATETILMAAVLAEGTSTIENVAQEPEVQDLANLLNRMGARVSGAGSPVITVEGVESLHGCLDYPVIPDRIEAGTFLMAAAITRSRLRVEPVVPDHLNAVLQKLRDCGCHLDIDATGITITPKEITAVDITTQPFPGFPTDLQAPFMALMTTARGTSVITERIYENRMQHVGELQRMGASIRVDGNTAIVEGVFRLSAAPVKGSDLRASAAMVLAGLAADGTSKVSGLQHLDRGYDDIEAKLNGVGAVISRQAS; the protein is encoded by the coding sequence ATGACGGCTGCGGCAATCGCGTCTCAAGAGATTCTCAAGCCGCATCTCACTGTTGCAGGTGGACATTCCTTAGGGGGAACCATCCGGGTCAGCGGAGCCAAGAATTCCGCCCTTGTGCTGATGACGGCCAGCCTTCTGACCGCCGACACGCTTGAGCTGTGCAACGTCCCGGATCTGACGGATATCGGCGGGATGAGCGAGATCCTCGTGTCCCTCGGGGTGAAGGTGGAGCGTCAGGCCGATCGCGTCCGACTCAACGCAGCCGTTCTGTCCAGTTCCGAACCCCCCTATGAACTGGTCAACAGCCTCCGGGCCAGCTTCTTCAGCATCGGACCCCTGCTGGGCCGCCTCGGACACGCCAAGGTGCCCCTGCCTGGAGGCTGTCGCATCGGGGCCCGTCCTGTGGTGGAGCACATCCGGGGGCTGAAGGCTCTTGGTGCCGTGATCCAGGTTGAGCACGGGATCATTCACGCCAACGTGCCCGGCCCGAACAAACGCCTCAAGGGCGCTTCGATCATCCTGGACTGCCCAAGCGTCGGCGCCACAGAAACCATTCTCATGGCTGCCGTGCTGGCCGAGGGCACCAGCACGATCGAGAACGTGGCTCAAGAGCCTGAAGTCCAGGACCTGGCCAACCTGCTCAATCGCATGGGCGCCAGGGTCAGCGGCGCCGGTAGCCCCGTGATCACGGTGGAGGGTGTGGAGTCGCTGCACGGCTGCCTGGATTATCCGGTGATCCCTGACCGCATCGAGGCCGGCACCTTTCTGATGGCTGCCGCCATCACCCGTTCCAGGCTGCGGGTCGAGCCTGTGGTTCCCGACCACCTGAACGCTGTTCTCCAGAAACTTCGCGACTGCGGCTGTCATCTGGACATCGACGCCACAGGGATCACGATCACGCCGAAGGAGATCACGGCCGTCGACATCACCACACAGCCCTTCCCCGGCTTCCCGACCGATCTTCAGGCACCCTTCATGGCCCTGATGACGACGGCTCGCGGAACGAGCGTGATCACCGAGCGGATCTACGAGAACCGCATGCAACACGTGGGGGAACTGCAGCGGATGGGAGCCTCGATCCGGGTGGACGGCAACACCGCAATCGTTGAGGGGGTGTTCAGGTTGAGTGCGGCTCCCGTGAAGGGAAGCGATCTGAGAGCTTCAGCAGCCATGGTGCTGGCCGGCCTCGCGGCCGACGGCACCAGCAAGGTCAGCGGACTTCAGCATCTGGACCGCGGATACGACGACATCGAAGCCAAGCTCAACGGGGTCGGAGCTGTCATTTCACGCCAGGCCTCCTGA
- a CDS encoding DUF4359 domain-containing protein, with translation MQPSQSSRRLPLAAIIAVVIGAGGALALAGTNPSMKEYEAHAGRQLVTLATQELCENSGLPMVLRLWIRDCPGLVASQQPTLASLAGRFTTRRNLLVASIYTTRVGGQELLPGLTLPGVEVVTLAGAGRFLTLHTQTSDGGAE, from the coding sequence GTGCAGCCCTCACAGTCCTCCCGGCGGCTGCCCCTCGCGGCGATCATCGCCGTCGTCATCGGGGCTGGAGGAGCCCTCGCTCTGGCTGGAACCAATCCCTCAATGAAGGAGTACGAGGCCCACGCTGGCCGGCAGCTCGTGACCCTGGCCACGCAAGAGCTGTGTGAGAACAGCGGTCTGCCGATGGTGCTGCGGTTGTGGATCCGGGACTGTCCGGGGCTGGTGGCCTCACAGCAGCCCACCCTTGCGTCGCTGGCGGGCCGTTTCACCACCCGACGCAATCTGCTCGTGGCCAGCATCTACACCACGCGGGTGGGCGGCCAGGAGCTGTTGCCCGGTCTGACGCTGCCGGGCGTCGAGGTGGTCACCCTTGCCGGTGCCGGTCGCTTTCTCACCCTTCACACGCAAACCAGCGACGGCGGGGCTGAGTGA
- the sodN gene encoding superoxide dismutase, Ni, which yields MLRSALTALVSALPAPVVEAHCDGPCGVYDPASARVAAEAVLSMTKKLKGLEAPAAGDAAALAAFNNTFGRYVAIKEEEAQKTKKELLILWTDYFKPDHLATFPDLHDTFWKAAKLCSACKVNIDQAKAEELMAAVEKIHGMFWQSKGRSDAWVTAS from the coding sequence ATGCTGCGCTCGGCCCTCACCGCCCTCGTCAGTGCCCTTCCCGCCCCTGTTGTCGAGGCTCACTGCGACGGCCCCTGTGGTGTTTACGACCCCGCCTCTGCCCGTGTGGCAGCCGAAGCGGTGCTGTCCATGACCAAGAAGCTGAAGGGCCTGGAGGCACCCGCTGCCGGCGACGCCGCCGCCCTGGCCGCGTTCAACAACACCTTCGGTCGTTACGTGGCCATCAAGGAAGAGGAGGCCCAGAAGACCAAGAAGGAGCTGCTGATTCTCTGGACGGACTATTTCAAGCCCGACCACCTGGCCACCTTCCCTGACCTGCACGACACCTTCTGGAAGGCAGCCAAGCTCTGCAGCGCCTGCAAGGTGAACATCGATCAGGCCAAAGCCGAGGAACTGATGGCAGCTGTGGAGAAAATCCACGGCATGTTCTGGCAGTCCAAGGGCCGCAGCGATGCCTGGGTCACAGCCTCCTGA
- the lpdA gene encoding dihydrolipoyl dehydrogenase, with protein sequence MSDASFDFDVIVIGAGYGGFDAAKHAAEHGLKTAIIESRDMGGTCVNRGCVPSKALLAASGKVRELADDQHLASFGIHAAPVRFERQKIADHANQLVQTIRTNLTKSLERAGVTILRGHGRLEGSQRVGLREPSGVDRMLRARDVILATGSDPFVPPGIETDGRTVFTSDEAINLEWLPRWIAIIGSGYIGLEFADVYTALGCEVTMIEALDRVMPTFDPDIAKIAGRHLIDGRDIDARSGVLASKVTPGCPVRIELADFASRELVETLEVDAVLVATGRVPSSKGLNLESLGVETTRGFVPIDDGMRVLVNDQPVPHLWAVGDVTGKLMLAHTAAAQGTVAVDNILGHSRQIDYRSIPAATFTHPEISSVGLTEADAKELAAKEGFQLGAVRSYFKANSKALAELESDGLMKLLFNKASGEVLGAHIYGLHAADLIQEVANAVARRQSVRQLSTEVHTHPTLSEVVEVAYKQAAGQLVS encoded by the coding sequence GTGAGCGACGCCAGTTTCGATTTCGACGTCATCGTCATCGGCGCCGGCTACGGCGGTTTCGATGCTGCGAAGCATGCTGCGGAGCATGGCCTCAAGACCGCGATCATCGAATCGCGTGACATGGGCGGCACCTGCGTGAACCGGGGGTGTGTGCCCTCCAAGGCATTGCTGGCGGCCAGCGGCAAGGTGCGTGAACTGGCCGATGATCAGCATCTGGCGAGTTTCGGCATCCACGCCGCGCCGGTGCGCTTTGAGCGGCAGAAGATCGCTGACCATGCCAATCAGCTGGTGCAGACGATCCGCACCAACCTCACCAAGTCGCTGGAACGGGCGGGCGTCACGATCCTGCGCGGTCATGGTCGCCTGGAAGGATCCCAGCGGGTCGGTCTGCGCGAGCCGAGCGGCGTGGATCGGATGCTGCGAGCTCGCGACGTGATCCTGGCCACCGGCTCGGACCCCTTTGTCCCGCCCGGTATCGAGACCGATGGCCGCACGGTGTTCACCAGTGATGAGGCGATCAATCTGGAGTGGCTGCCGCGCTGGATCGCCATCATCGGCAGCGGCTACATCGGCCTGGAGTTCGCCGATGTGTACACCGCCCTCGGTTGCGAAGTGACGATGATCGAGGCTCTGGATCGGGTGATGCCCACCTTTGATCCGGACATCGCCAAGATCGCCGGTCGCCATCTGATCGATGGCCGCGACATCGATGCCCGATCCGGGGTCCTGGCGAGCAAGGTGACGCCGGGTTGTCCGGTGCGGATCGAACTGGCGGATTTCGCAAGTCGGGAGCTTGTGGAGACTCTTGAGGTGGATGCGGTTCTGGTGGCGACCGGACGGGTGCCGAGCAGCAAAGGGCTCAACCTCGAGTCTCTCGGCGTCGAGACCACCCGTGGTTTCGTGCCGATCGACGACGGAATGCGGGTGCTGGTGAACGATCAACCCGTTCCCCACCTCTGGGCTGTCGGCGACGTGACCGGCAAGTTGATGCTGGCGCACACGGCGGCTGCTCAGGGCACGGTCGCTGTGGACAACATCCTCGGCCACAGCCGCCAGATCGATTACCGCAGCATTCCGGCGGCCACCTTCACCCATCCCGAGATCAGCTCGGTCGGCCTCACCGAAGCAGACGCCAAGGAGCTTGCGGCCAAGGAAGGCTTTCAGCTCGGAGCGGTGCGCAGCTACTTCAAGGCCAATTCCAAGGCTCTTGCTGAGCTGGAGAGTGATGGCCTGATGAAGCTTCTGTTCAACAAGGCCAGCGGCGAGGTGCTGGGGGCTCACATCTACGGTCTGCACGCCGCCGATCTGATTCAGGAAGTGGCCAATGCCGTGGCTCGTCGCCAGAGCGTGCGTCAGCTGTCCACCGAAGTGCACACCCACCCAACGCTCAGCGAGGTGGTGGAAGTGGCCTACAAGCAGGCCGCAGGTCAGCTCGTCTCCTGA
- a CDS encoding folylpolyglutamate synthase/dihydrofolate synthase family protein, with translation MTATDLSDLIPRFDLRGMDLQLDRMQAALEALRSPCQEVPAIQVAGTNGKGSIASFLASALHRAEIRCGLTTSPHLISWCERIRVDGRPIAHDCLRDALIALRPISDHHRLTPFEQLLAVALSHFHREQVELLVLEVGLGGRLDATTAHRCRPVIALAAIGLDHCEHLGETLTLIAREKAAVITPGATVISAVQPPAVTAVIEETCRQQGANLHWVAPLPDDWQLGLAGVMQRHNAAVARAALQALAPLGWTVDENAIRCGFAEARWPGRLQSVRWQNHPLLLDGAHNPPAAAQLALERGRWPGEDAGVCWILAMQAHKQAPAMLEHLLKPTDRAWIVPVPDHHSWTRSRLAEQCPQWHNQLLEADSGEAALLEIQARGAWPRPMPVVAGSLYLLGDLFARAVVTAE, from the coding sequence ATGACCGCGACCGACCTGTCGGATCTGATTCCCCGCTTCGATCTGCGCGGCATGGATCTGCAGCTGGATCGCATGCAGGCGGCCCTGGAAGCGCTGCGCTCCCCCTGCCAGGAGGTCCCGGCGATTCAGGTCGCCGGAACAAACGGCAAGGGGTCGATCGCCAGCTTTCTCGCCTCAGCCCTTCACCGGGCTGAGATCCGCTGCGGACTCACCACCTCTCCCCATCTGATCAGCTGGTGCGAACGAATCCGCGTCGACGGCAGACCGATCGCCCACGACTGTCTGAGAGACGCGCTGATCGCCCTGCGGCCCATCAGTGATCACCATCGGCTGACGCCCTTCGAACAACTTCTGGCGGTCGCCCTCAGCCATTTCCATCGTGAGCAGGTGGAGCTGCTGGTGCTCGAGGTGGGACTCGGCGGGCGCCTGGATGCCACCACAGCTCATCGCTGTCGTCCGGTGATCGCCCTCGCCGCCATCGGTCTCGACCACTGTGAACATCTCGGGGAGACGCTCACGTTGATTGCCCGGGAAAAGGCGGCCGTGATCACGCCGGGCGCCACCGTGATCAGCGCCGTGCAGCCGCCGGCGGTGACCGCCGTGATCGAGGAGACCTGCCGGCAGCAGGGAGCCAATCTCCACTGGGTTGCGCCCCTGCCGGACGACTGGCAGCTCGGCCTCGCCGGGGTGATGCAGCGCCACAATGCCGCGGTTGCCCGCGCAGCCCTGCAAGCTCTGGCACCGCTGGGGTGGACGGTGGACGAGAACGCCATCCGCTGCGGCTTCGCGGAGGCACGCTGGCCAGGACGACTGCAGAGCGTCCGCTGGCAGAACCATCCGTTGCTGCTGGATGGAGCCCACAACCCACCCGCTGCCGCCCAGCTGGCCCTGGAGCGTGGCCGCTGGCCCGGTGAAGACGCCGGGGTCTGCTGGATCCTGGCGATGCAAGCCCACAAGCAGGCCCCAGCGATGCTGGAGCACCTGCTAAAGCCCACTGACCGGGCCTGGATCGTGCCGGTGCCGGACCATCACAGCTGGACGCGCAGCAGGCTGGCGGAGCAGTGTCCCCAATGGCACAACCAACTGCTGGAGGCCGACAGTGGTGAGGCCGCCCTGCTCGAGATCCAAGCGCGCGGTGCCTGGCCCCGCCCGATGCCGGTCGTGGCTGGATCGCTTTATCTGCTTGGGGATCTGTTCGCCAGGGCGGTGGTGACGGCAGAGTGA
- a CDS encoding aspartate aminotransferase family protein, whose amino-acid sequence MNTYSRFPLTLVRGAGCWVWDDRGTRYLDAVAGIATCSLGHSDPVMRRNLGRQLRQLQHVSNLYRIPEQEELATWLVDHSCADSVFFCNSGAEANEAAIKLARKHGHTRRGIERPVILTATASFHGRTLAAVTATGQPKYHQGFEPVVDGFDYVPYNDLEAFESCLNRHEAAGPSVAAVLIEPLQGEGGVNPGDRVYFQKLQELCRARDILLILDEVQVGMGRSGRWWGYEHLGIEPDAFTLAKGLGGGHAIGALLVRAQADVFEPGDHASTFGGNPFACRAGLTVAREIERRGLLLQVEQRGRQLREGLEALVLQHPHLLSGVRGWGLIQGLVIRQDSGITAPQLAKAAIDQRLLLVAAGPSVLRMVPPLVISAREVRQLLERLETTLRVAG is encoded by the coding sequence ATGAACACCTACAGCCGGTTTCCGCTCACGCTGGTGCGTGGGGCCGGATGCTGGGTGTGGGATGACCGTGGGACGCGCTATCTGGATGCCGTCGCCGGCATCGCCACCTGCAGCCTCGGCCACAGCGATCCGGTCATGCGCCGCAACCTGGGGCGTCAGCTGCGTCAGCTGCAGCATGTCTCCAACCTGTATCGGATCCCGGAACAGGAAGAGCTGGCCACCTGGCTCGTCGACCACAGCTGTGCCGACAGCGTTTTCTTCTGCAATTCCGGCGCGGAAGCCAATGAGGCCGCCATCAAGCTGGCTCGTAAACATGGCCACACCCGACGCGGCATCGAGCGTCCGGTGATCCTGACGGCGACGGCCAGCTTCCACGGCCGCACCCTGGCGGCGGTGACGGCCACGGGGCAGCCGAAATACCACCAGGGGTTTGAACCGGTCGTCGATGGGTTCGATTACGTCCCCTACAACGACCTTGAAGCCTTCGAGAGCTGCCTGAACCGCCATGAAGCGGCCGGACCATCGGTCGCTGCCGTTCTGATTGAACCGCTGCAGGGCGAAGGGGGCGTGAACCCTGGAGATCGGGTCTATTTCCAGAAGCTGCAGGAGCTGTGCAGAGCCCGCGACATCCTTCTGATCCTCGATGAGGTGCAGGTGGGCATGGGTCGGAGCGGCCGTTGGTGGGGCTACGAACACCTGGGCATCGAACCCGATGCGTTCACCCTCGCCAAGGGACTTGGTGGCGGGCATGCCATCGGGGCCCTGCTGGTGCGCGCCCAGGCCGATGTTTTCGAGCCCGGGGATCACGCCAGCACTTTCGGAGGCAATCCTTTCGCCTGCCGGGCAGGCCTGACGGTGGCCCGCGAAATCGAACGCCGCGGCCTGCTGCTGCAGGTGGAGCAGCGCGGCCGACAGCTGCGGGAGGGGCTGGAAGCTCTGGTGCTCCAACACCCCCACCTGCTCTCGGGTGTGCGGGGATGGGGCCTGATCCAGGGACTGGTGATCCGTCAGGACAGCGGCATTACCGCCCCTCAGCTCGCCAAGGCGGCGATCGATCAGCGATTGCTGCTGGTGGCAGCAGGTCCATCGGTGCTGCGCATGGTGCCGCCCCTTGTGATCAGCGCCCGCGAAGTCCGTCAGCTGCTTGAGCGACTGGAAACCACGCTGCGCGTGGCCGGCTGA
- a CDS encoding FAD-binding oxidoreductase: MRDAAALAAVRQVLELDPAMDLQTDPMELARLSRDAYDYSPVLTERLAACRAQLVVCPADVAAVERLAAVCAQHGVPLTVRGAGTGNYGQCVPLEGGVVMLSGGLRAIRELDPLTGVVTVEPGCPMRELDQQLRRAGRQLRLLPSTWRSASIGGFIAGGSGGIGSIRWGFLRDPGHLLGLEAVSMEVRPRRFTLSGEQAEALNHAYGTNGIITALKLATAPAVDWHQLSLDCADWNDAVALLQACCRSAVSLHLATLLERPVLQQLPDWSGPGGEHHRVLLLVSPDGISSVTRLARSFGAAVHDLGPEELGGGRGLRELSWNHTTLHMRASDPGWTYLQMLLPQPEAAAMDALRASWGENLLWHLEAVRQQGATRLAALPLVRWQGAERLNQLMEDCRGVGAVLFNPHVVTVEDGGLGVVDADQVAAKQRFDPAGLLNPGKLRGWQERS, from the coding sequence ATGAGAGATGCCGCCGCCCTCGCCGCCGTCCGGCAGGTTCTGGAGCTGGATCCGGCCATGGATCTCCAGACGGACCCGATGGAGCTGGCACGCCTGTCCCGCGATGCCTACGACTATTCACCGGTGCTGACGGAGCGTCTGGCTGCCTGCCGGGCGCAGCTGGTGGTCTGTCCTGCCGATGTCGCTGCAGTGGAGAGGCTGGCGGCTGTCTGTGCGCAGCATGGCGTTCCGCTCACCGTGCGCGGAGCAGGCACCGGCAATTACGGCCAGTGCGTGCCGCTGGAGGGGGGCGTGGTGATGTTGAGCGGTGGCCTGCGGGCGATCCGGGAACTGGATCCCCTCACCGGGGTGGTGACGGTGGAACCCGGCTGCCCGATGCGGGAGCTGGATCAGCAGCTGCGCCGCGCCGGTCGCCAGCTGCGGCTGCTGCCCAGCACCTGGCGCAGCGCTTCCATCGGCGGATTCATCGCCGGTGGCTCCGGTGGCATCGGCTCGATCCGCTGGGGATTTCTGCGTGATCCCGGGCATCTGCTGGGCCTGGAGGCGGTCTCCATGGAGGTCCGTCCCCGGCGGTTCACGCTGTCGGGTGAGCAGGCGGAAGCCCTGAATCATGCCTATGGCACCAATGGCATCATCACGGCCCTGAAGCTGGCCACAGCCCCGGCAGTGGACTGGCACCAGCTCAGCCTCGACTGTGCTGATTGGAACGATGCCGTCGCCCTGCTGCAGGCCTGCTGCCGATCCGCGGTCAGCCTGCATCTCGCCACCCTGCTGGAACGGCCGGTGCTGCAGCAACTCCCCGACTGGAGCGGCCCCGGTGGCGAGCATCACCGGGTGCTGCTGCTGGTCTCACCGGATGGGATCAGCAGCGTGACGCGTCTGGCCCGCAGCTTCGGTGCTGCCGTGCATGACCTTGGCCCCGAGGAGCTCGGTGGCGGCCGTGGCCTGCGGGAGCTGAGCTGGAATCACACCACCCTGCACATGCGTGCCAGCGATCCGGGTTGGACCTATCTGCAGATGCTGCTGCCGCAGCCGGAGGCTGCGGCGATGGATGCCTTGCGGGCCAGCTGGGGAGAGAACCTTCTCTGGCATCTCGAGGCGGTGCGGCAGCAGGGCGCAACCCGACTGGCGGCGTTGCCGCTGGTGCGCTGGCAGGGGGCTGAGCGTCTGAATCAGCTGATGGAGGATTGCCGCGGCGTCGGCGCGGTGCTGTTCAACCCCCACGTGGTGACCGTGGAGGATGGGGGCCTGGGGGTCGTGGATGCCGATCAGGTGGCTGCCAAGCAGCGCTTCGATCCGGCGGGGCTGCTCAATCCAGGCAAGCTGCGTGGTTGGCAGGAGCGGAGTTGA